From the genome of Vigna angularis cultivar LongXiaoDou No.4 chromosome 11, ASM1680809v1, whole genome shotgun sequence, one region includes:
- the LOC108333783 gene encoding uncharacterized protein LOC108333783, which yields MNSGPVNPIPTREEEVNRFMELREILEKLFKWLFGVTVFIATPKGEALVTEHPNLMTVMVFMIVLYFLMWLLGTMLPDNFMIILVCIMVVIASVSSVLVLTTIPIPSLLLWLSVMGWVGVLALIVYVCYQELYSLVVRAILGCVKNLIDGYRMQGSRLPV from the exons ATGAATTCTGGTCCTGTGAATCCAATTCCGACAAG AGAGGAAGAGGTGAATCGATTCATGGAGTTACGAGAGATCTTAGAGAAATTGTTCAAGTGGTTGTTTGGAGTTACAGTTTTCATAGCCACGCCAAAGGGAGAAGCTTTAGTAACAGAACACCCCAATCTGATGACGGTTATGGTTTTCATGATTGTGCTCTACTTCTTAATGTGGCTGCTGGGAACAATGCTTCCAGACAACTTCATGATAATCTTAGTCTGCATCATGGTGGTGATTGCAAGTGTTTCTTCAGTTTTGGTTTTGACCACTATACCTATACCTTCACTCCTTCTTTGGCTTAGTGTCATGGGTTGGGTTGGTGTTTTGGCTTTGATTGTTTATGTCTGTTACCAAGAGCTCTATAGTTTGGTTGTGCGAGCAATTTTGGGTTGTGTCAAGAATTTGATTGATGGTTACAGGATGCAGGGTTCGAGGTTGCCAGTCTAG